Proteins encoded in a region of the Triticum dicoccoides isolate Atlit2015 ecotype Zavitan chromosome 3A, WEW_v2.0, whole genome shotgun sequence genome:
- the LOC119272951 gene encoding uncharacterized protein LOC119272951 has translation MSTSHELSIDIALSPTTGRNIAVNQSGGGEIHTGWLRELTSASRSSAVLNELIGRTPMLWFLGERAATILRPRTRRANVKALHTVRAVAIGPYHRGDRGLAFDDEAKLPFLRCLQDRCGLDVEQYVAALGAARGSFRDEFADDEDSVAADWLLDEEKFVKMLLLDSSFVLVFSIMFSKAGSGEERAAVPVTREHFILYTAVSQYADEIMLDLLVLENQIPFAVVKLLAASCCGLKLRSVEELVLGCFDGICPRRSRGKVIDLPLQQTTDAKFYHILHLFHWSRVPENKYRVLSTPLKLLEAKEESEWLIPCARELQRSAVWFRKAKLDARERHGGDLDMQFWSTAASPVAVMTIPSFHILAYTAALLHNMVAFEKHFQRAHGVCVTAHVARMEGLIRCPQDAALLRRRWALGSVKYTDEEVVDFFRGIVAEAAGVRMPQEYGEMLSAVARHRRRRSSRWYGDFILHFFPSPWVAVSLAVVAALIIVPAMLQTAYAILSYQK, from the coding sequence ATGAGCACAAGCCATGAGCTGAGCATTGACATTGCTCTTAGTCCAACCACCGGCAGGAATATTGCTGTAAATCAgagcggcggcggcgagatccACACGGGGTGGCTGCGCGAGCTCACATCGGCGTCACGTAGCTCGGCCGTCCTGAACGAGCTCATCGGCCGTACGCCGATGCTGTGGTTCCTCGGCGAGCGCGCGGCCACCATCCTCCGGCCGCGCACCCGGCGCGCCAACGTGAAGGCGCTACACACGGTGCGCGCTGTGGCCATTGGCCCGTACCACCGCGGCGACCGAGGCCTCGCCTTTGACGACGAGGCCAAGCTGCCGTTCCTGCGGTGCCTGCAGGACCGGTGCGGGCTAGACGTCGAGCAGTACGTCGCGGCGCTCGGGGCGGCGCGCGGCAGCTTTCGCGACGAGTTCGCCGACGACGAGGATTCGGTCGCCGCGGATTGGCTCCTGGACGAGGAGAAGTTCGTGAAGATGCTCCTCCTCGACAGCAGCTTCGTCCTCGTCTTCAGCATCATGTTCAGCAAGGCCGGCAGCGGGGAGGAACGGGCGGCGGTGCCCGTTACCAGGGAGCACTTCATACTGTACACGGCCGTGTCGCAGTACGCCGACGAGATCATGCTCGACCTGCTCGTGCTGGAAAatcagatccccttcgccgtcgtcaAGCTGCTCGCAGCCTCGTGCTGCGGTCTGAAGCTACGCTCAGTCGAGGAGCTGGTGCTTGGCTGCTTcgacggcatctgtccgaggaggtCGCGCGGGAAGGTCATCGACTTGCCGCTCCAGCAAACGACGGACGCGAAATTCTATCACATCCTGCACCTCTTCCACTGGTCGCGCGTGCCGGAGAACAAGTACCGCGTCCTCTCCACGCCATTAAAGCTTCTTGAGGCCAAGGAGGAGTCGGAGTGGCTCATCCCTTGCGCCAGGGAGCTGCAGCGGTCGGCAGTGTGGTTcaggaaggccaagctggacgcGAGGGAGAGGCACGGCGGCGACCTCGACATGCAGTTCTGGAGCACGGCGGCGAGCCCGGTGGCGGTGATGACCATCCCGAGCTTCCACATCCTCGCCTACACCGCGGCGTTGCTCCACAACATGGTGGCTTTCGAGAAGCACTTCCAACGGGCGCACGGCGTCTGCGTGACGGCGCACGTGGCGCGCATGGAGGGCCTCATACGGTGCCCGCAGGACGCGGCGCTGCTTCGCCGCCGGTGGGCACTCGGTAGCGTAAAGTACACCGACGAGGAGGTGGTGGATTTCTTCCGTGGCATCGTCGCGGAGGCGGCCGGGGTGCGCATGCCTCAAGAGTACGGCGAGATGCTCAGCGCGGTGGCGCGGCACAGGAGGAGGCGGTCAAGCAGGTGGTACGGAGACTTCATACTGCACTTCTTCCCTTCTCCATGGGTGGCCGTCTCGCTCGCCGTAGTGGCTGCGCTGATCATTGTGCCGGCGATGCTGCAGACGGCCTACGCCATTCTGAGTTACCAAAAGTAG